The Litchfieldia alkalitelluris genome has a window encoding:
- the rsmG gene encoding 16S rRNA (guanine(527)-N(7))-methyltransferase RsmG, which yields MDTLNFAKGLEEKGISLSSRQLEQFEQYFQLLVEWNEKMNLTAITEKNDVYLKHFYDSISAAFYFDFNKVNSVCDVGAGAGFPSIPIKICFPHLEISIVDSLQKRIGFLNHLARELSLENVSFYHDRAETFGQKQDNRESYDLVMARAVARLSVLSELCLPLVKENGVFLAMKAASVQDELKDAEKAITILGGTIEQVNHFLLPIEESERNILVIKKAKKTPKKYPRKPGTPNRTPIT from the coding sequence ATGGATACACTTAATTTTGCAAAAGGTTTGGAGGAGAAAGGGATTTCCCTTTCTTCTCGACAGCTTGAACAATTTGAACAATACTTTCAATTATTGGTCGAATGGAATGAAAAAATGAATTTGACTGCAATTACTGAAAAGAATGATGTTTACTTAAAACATTTTTACGATTCAATTTCAGCAGCATTTTATTTTGATTTTAATAAAGTTAATTCTGTTTGTGATGTGGGAGCTGGCGCTGGTTTTCCGAGTATTCCTATTAAAATATGTTTTCCACATTTAGAAATATCAATCGTGGATTCTTTACAAAAAAGGATCGGCTTCTTAAACCATTTAGCTAGAGAACTTTCATTAGAAAACGTTTCCTTCTATCATGACCGTGCAGAAACCTTTGGACAAAAACAAGATAATCGAGAGTCATATGATTTAGTTATGGCGAGGGCAGTTGCTAGACTATCTGTTTTAAGTGAGCTTTGTTTACCACTAGTTAAAGAAAATGGAGTGTTTTTAGCTATGAAAGCAGCATCTGTTCAAGATGAGTTAAAGGATGCTGAAAAAGCAATAACAATATTAGGTGGTACGATAGAACAAGTAAATCACTTTTTATTACCCATTGAAGAAAGTGAACGTAATATTTTAGTTATTAAAAAAGCTAAAAAAACTCCAAAAAAATATCCAAGGAAACCAGGTACTCCAAACCGAACACCAATCACTTGA
- the noc gene encoding nucleoid occlusion protein has translation MRHPFSRLFNLSEKDEQQILDQSELETAAETELLSTEIEEKQQNEEVKNIPIHSIVPNRFQPRTVFAEDKITELALTIRTHGIIQPIVLRQFDETKYEIIAGERRWRAVQSLGWDTIPAIIKEFNDTETASVALIENLQREELSAIEEAIAYGKLLELHSLTQEALAQRLGKGQSTIANKLRLLKLPDEVQEALLQKVITERHARALIPLKHPEKQVKLLQEVIERQLNVKQTEDRVVKLLEQDQKKPKPQRRAFSRDTRIAMNTIRQSLTMVSESGVSIDSEEQEFDDYIQFTIKIPKK, from the coding sequence ATGAGACATCCATTTTCACGGCTTTTTAATCTAAGTGAAAAAGATGAGCAGCAGATATTAGATCAAAGCGAATTAGAGACAGCAGCTGAGACAGAATTATTGTCAACCGAAATAGAAGAGAAACAGCAGAATGAAGAAGTGAAAAATATACCGATTCATAGCATTGTTCCAAATCGTTTCCAACCTCGAACGGTTTTTGCAGAAGATAAAATCACAGAGCTAGCTTTAACAATCCGTACTCACGGTATAATCCAGCCAATCGTATTAAGACAATTTGATGAAACTAAATATGAGATTATTGCTGGTGAAAGAAGATGGAGAGCAGTACAATCATTAGGGTGGGATACAATCCCAGCAATTATTAAAGAATTTAACGATACTGAAACGGCTTCTGTAGCTTTAATAGAAAACCTGCAACGCGAGGAACTATCTGCAATTGAAGAAGCGATAGCTTATGGGAAACTATTAGAATTGCATAGTCTTACACAAGAAGCTCTAGCCCAAAGACTAGGGAAAGGTCAATCAACAATTGCTAATAAATTGAGATTGTTAAAATTACCTGATGAAGTACAAGAGGCACTCTTACAAAAAGTAATAACAGAAAGACATGCAAGGGCTTTAATCCCTTTAAAACACCCTGAAAAACAAGTGAAGCTCTTACAAGAAGTTATTGAAAGACAATTAAATGTAAAGCAAACTGAAGATAGAGTTGTCAAGCTGCTAGAGCAAGATCAAAAGAAACCAAAGCCTCAAAGAAGGGCATTCAGTAGAGACACAAGAATTGCAATGAATACAATTCGTCAGTCATTGACTATGGTTTCTGAAAGTGGAGTATCCATTGATTCAGAAGAACAAGAATTTGATGACTATATTCAATTTACAATAAAAATACCTAAGAAATAG